A region from the Fusarium musae strain F31 chromosome 1, whole genome shotgun sequence genome encodes:
- a CDS encoding hypothetical protein (EggNog:ENOG41) codes for MTGYRQPTRLPKVANCISSMYPTFFPFSISRPYQYGVDPDRSDQQGSGVNLSERCYHRARDLVSGDDNGPDSSTSTLSLVQSLLLLEVYAMMYLCGNHSAYGLKTHTRMISLARSSGLSIPLPNELTSKPPCLNSLWHTFIEAESHKRTLFAAHQIDTLWYQFLSIPRQFSHLEIKHELPCPQDQWAAPSAAEWAHKRLVAVVPGPPVQYPDAVRLFLSLASDPSSFPSFDPYGAINVTQFLASSAQETSGWSAMTGMISTERLEPLRKSLDALGPVVQSEEESEQGNWPRGALCEATWQSAMIDVRIWSPSHTCGIVGGTMDAVLQQTTYLAPSCEFLCESNTAQVIKPHIDWFLTYLDSPIVPDSEAPWIMLYAFKAFVIAWQLIKGSTLGTMQVVGVEDGDANGALEWARRAFGRRQQWQLGKIIMACLDTL; via the exons ATGACTGGCTACCGACAACCAACCAGATTACCCAAGGTTGCCAACTGTATTTCAAGCATGTATCCCACTTTCTTCCCTTTCTCCATCAGCCGAC CATATCAGTATGGTGTAGATCCAGATCGTAGCGATCAGCAAGGGTCTGGTGTGAACCTATCAGAGAGGTGCTACCATCGTGCTCGAGATCTCGTGTCTGGTGATGATAATGGGCCAGATAGCTCAACAAGCACCCTTTCGCTTGTGCAGTCTCTTCTTTTACTCGAGGTGTACGCCATGATGTATCTTTGCGGCAACCACTCGGCGTATGGACTCAAGACTCACACCAGGATGATCTCTCTCGCCCGATCGAGTGGTTTGTCGATTCCATTACCGAACGAACTCACGTCCAAACCACCGTGCCTTAATTCCTTGTGGCACACATTCATCGAGGCCGAGTCGCACAAGAGGACCCTCTTCGCTGCTCATCAGATCGACACGCTGTGGTATCAGTTTCTCTCGATACCTCGACAATTCTCACATCTCGAGATCAAGCACGAGCTGCCCTGTCCCCAGGATCAGTGGGCGGCGCCTTCAGCAGCGGAGTGGGCGCATAAAAGACTAGTTGCCGTCGTCCCTGGGCCACCAGTCCAGTATCCCGATGCTGTTCGACTCTTTTTATCATTGGCATCAGATCCCAGCTCCTTTCCCTCGTTCGACCCATATGGTGCCATAAACGTCACCCAATTCCTTGCATCCAGTGCCCAAGAAACATCTGGCTGGAGTGCCATGACAGGGATGATCAGTACGGAGAGGCTTGAACCATTGCGGAAGTCTCTCGACGCATTAGGCCCTGTTGTTCAGTCCGAGGAAGAGTCGGAGCAGGGAAACTGGCCCCGTGGAGCGTTATGTGAGGCTACCTGGCAGTCTGCCATGATCGATGTGAGGATATGGTCGCCATCGCATACGTGTGGCATCGTGGGTGGGACCATGGATGCAGTCTTGCAGCAGACGACATATTTGGCGCCATCGTGCGAATTTCTCTGCGAGTCCAATACTGCGCAAGTCATCAAGCCTCACATCGACTGGTTTCTCACATACCTCGATTCACCCATAGTACCCGACTCGGAGGCGCCTTGGATCATGCTGTACGCCTTCAAGGCTTTCGTAATCGCCTGGCAGTTGATCAAGGGCAGTACACTAGGAACGATGCAGGTTGTcggcgttgaagatggagatgccaATGGGGCCCTAGAGTGGGCCAGAAGGGCCTTCGGACGCAGACAGCAGTGGCAGCTCGGCAAGATTATCATGGCTTGCCTAGACACATTATGA
- a CDS encoding hypothetical protein (antiSMASH:Cluster_1.5), which produces MATVPVDESLKRSPSSHAEGTSTAYQRMPETLLHLNEEEIAAMNKKLVRKIDSIILPIIGILYILNYIDRQNLAAAKLHGITEDLNMTTEQFATAISILFVGYLPFQIPSNLIIARIPRPGMYICVAVVIWGTISACTALVRSYGQLLAVRAILGVAEAVFFPGAIYYLSAWYTKTELGKRIASLYIAQQVGNAFGGLFAAAIFQLDGRHGIKGWQWLFIIEGSATVGIGVVCAFFMPEFPYNSRILSQPERDLAVWRIESTTGAAEGSEKESTLKSFGKALSDPKLLLLILCNLLSQAQGSIANYFPTLVASLNFGSTVSLLLTAPPYVLAGAVYWVLMWYSDRKNTAYPIIIGCIAIAIGMYIIPMSTLNVPARYFSMMILPFASVGPQLVLYKTINLHLARPVSKRAAASALVNAIGGTSNIWASYLYYAPPHFYAAFGTLMGCAFLFAGTITFYRWLVLRENRRLDSGSPEEIAKVVRGGVTEEMVQLGWRYEMY; this is translated from the exons ATGGCTACCGTCCCTGTGGATGAATCTCTCAAGCGGTCACCCTCGTCTCACGCCGAGGGTACCAGCACTGCCTATCAGAGGATGCCCGAAACCCTCTTGCACCTCAACGAAGAAGAGATAGCTGCAATGAACAAGAAATTAGTTCGGAAGATCGATTCCATCATCCTGCCCATCATTGGAATATTGTACATTCTCAACTATATCGACCGGCAGAACCTGGCTGCAGCCAAACTCCATGGCATCACCGAAGATCTCAACATGACAACAGAGCAATTCGCTACTGCTATATCCATCCTCTTTGTTGGTTATCTGCCGTTCCAGATCCCGAGCAATCTCATCATTGCAAGGATTCCTCGACCGGGAATGTACATCTGTGTTGCTGTAGTCATTTGGGGGACTATCTCAGCTTGCACGGCTCTGGTCAGGAGCTATGGTCAGCTTCTCGCTGTCAGAGCCATTCTCGGTGTCGCTGAGGCCGTCTTCTTTCCGGG GGCCATTTACTACCTCTCCGCATGGTATACCAAGACCGAGCTCGGAAAACGAATCGCCAGTCTCTACATTGCCCAACAAGTCGGTAACGCGTTTGGCGGTCTTTTCGCCGCAGCCATCTTCCAACTCGACGGTCGACACGGGATCAAAGGTTGGcaatggctcttcatcattgagGGTTCTGCTACAGTTGGAATCGGTGTCGTTTGTGCCTTTTTCATGCCCGAGTTTCCCTACAACAGCCGCATCCTTTCCCAACCCGAACGAGACCTGGCCGTGTGGCGTATCGAGTCAACAACTGGAGCAGCTGAGGGCTCCGAGAAGGAAAGCACTCTCAAGAGCTTCGGAAAGGCTCTGTCTGATCCCAAACTTCTGCTTCTCATTCTATGCAACCTGCTTTCCCAGGCACAGGGTTCGATTGCTAACTACTTCCCGACTCTGGTTGCCTCGCTTAACTTTGGCAGCACTGTCAGCTTGCTCCTGACTGCGCCGCCCTACGTCCTCGCTGGGGCTGTCTACTGGGTGTTGATGTGGTACAGCGACCGGAAAAACACAGCTTACCCCATTATCATCGGATGCATCGCCATTGCCATTGGCATGTACATCATTCCCATGTCTACACTGAATGTCCCTGCTCGCTACTTCTCCATGATGATTCTCCCATTTGCGTCTGTTGGTCCCCAGCTTGTGCTTTACAAGACCATTAACCTTCATCTCGCACGTCCTGTCTCGAAGCGTGCTGCGGCATCTGCCCTTGTCAATGCTATTGGTGGCACCTCCAATATCTGGGCTTCGTACCTGTACTACGCTCCTCCTCACTTTTACGCAGCATTCGGCACTCTTATGGGCTGCGCCTTTCTCTTTGCCGGCACTATCACTTTCTACCGCTGGCTCGTCTTGCGTGAGAATAGGCGACTTGACTCTGGGAGTCCCGAGGAGATAGCCAAGGTTGTTAGAGGTGGCGTCACTGAGGAGATGGTTCAGCTTGGATGGCGTTACGAAATGTATTAA
- a CDS encoding hypothetical protein (antiSMASH:Cluster_1.5), translating to MTQKTYSTALTTTVENPRLRFLNKIKAGEFPLMTFVAIPSVRQAQIVALTGLDGIILDCEHGHIGDDSMHNSVAAISALGVSPIIRIRGPAHDIIKRALDTGAHGIMVPQINNADEARQIVASSKFPPQGVRGQGSAFPAIGHGLTTPEYMKSANETIITMIQIETRAGVENVDEIAATPGVDMLFIGPNDLAQSLLGYVPARGNEPEFVAAIDKIISAGRRHGKWVGRMVNNGSAAKEERSRYDTVAITGDTKAIQNWYIAEFDIARS from the coding sequence ATGACTCAAAAAACATACTCCACGGCCCTCACAACAACTGTCGAGAACCCTCGATTGAGGTTTCTCAATAAAATCAAGGCTGGAGAATTCCCCTTGATGACCTTCGTTGCAATCCCCAGTGTCCGCCAAGCTCAGATTGTTGCTTTGACAGGCCTCGATGGCATCATCCTTGACTGTGAACACGGCCACATTGGAGATGACTCAATGCACAACTCAGTGGCCGCCATTTCAGCCCTAGGCGTATCACCTATCATCCGCATCCGCGGGCCTGCCcacgatatcatcaagcGAGCTCTTGACACCGGCGCACACGGCATCATGGTTCCTCAAATCAACAACGCAGACGAAGCGAGACAAATCGTCGCGTCCTCCAAATTCCCCCCTCAGGGCGTTCGAGGCCAGGGTTCTGCATTCCCCGCTATTGGTCACGGTCTCACAACACCTGAGTACATGAAGTCTGCCAACgagaccatcatcaccatgatTCAAATAGAGACTCgcgctggtgttgagaacGTCGATGAAATTGCTGCTACTCCAGGCGTGGATATGCTGTTCATTGGCCCTAATGATCTTGCTCAGTCATTACTGGGATATGTACCTGCGCGTGGTAATGAGCCTGAATTTGTTGCTGCTATTGATAAGATCATCAGTGCTGGTCGCCGACATGGCAAGTGGGTTGGCCGCATGGTTAATAACGGCTCGGCTGCAAAGGAGGAGAGGTCGCGGTATGACACTGTAGCTATCACTGGAGATACAAAAGCTATTCAGAACTGGTATATAGCTGAGTTTGACATTGCTCGGTCTTGA
- a CDS encoding hypothetical protein (EggNog:ENOG41~antiSMASH:Cluster_1.5), translating to MASVKNIIFALFVAVDLAAAHSVITNAVGDAGGSGMALGVDTSTPRDGTRRRPFQTDATRFRGNAADTVGETLAGGDNQIEQGTLDIMEETGSQLPQVNPGGSLEMTVHQVNSDGAGPYTCMINADGTGTSWDNIQVTTNVEGNDRGRNRDGEMGDFPLVASIPAGQECTGSVAGEENNPARAGPFGGVIPVQMAQATGNNNAGTGNSNNNAGNTGGTGSSGNADNTGSANNGNSNGNAGEDGEDDTQNSTNTNNRNNRRATQFSA from the exons ATGGCATccgtcaagaacatcatctttgctCTCTTCGTAGCTGTTGACCTCGCAGCTGCCCACAGCGTTATCACAAACGCGGTTGGAGACGCCGGCGGCTCTGGCATGGCTCTCGGTGTTGACACCTCCACTCCTCGCGATGGCACCAGACGCCGTCCCTTCCAAACCGATGCTACTCGCTTCCGTGGCAATGCCGCTGACACTGTTGGCGAGACCCTCGCTGGTGGTGACAACCAGATCGAGCAGGGCACCCTCGACATCATGGAAGAGACCGGCAGTCAGCTTCCTCAAGTCAACCCTGGTGGCAGCCTTGAGATGACCGTCCACCAGGTCAATTCTGATGGTGCTGGACCTTATACCTGTATGATCAACGCCGATGGAACAGGCACCTCATGGGACAACATCCAGGTTACTACCAATGTTGAAGGCAACGATCGAGGCCGCAACCGTGATGGCGAGATGGGTGACTTTCCTCTAGTAGCCTCGATCCCTGCTGGACAGGAATGCACGGGCTCTGTTGCTGGTGAGGAAAAT AACCCGGCGCGTGCTGGTCCTTTCGGTGGCGTCATTCCCGTTCAAATGGCTCAAGCTACCGGCAACAACAACGCTGGCACTGGCAACAGTAACAACAACGCTGGAAACACTGGCGGCACTGGTAGTTCTGGCAATGCAGACAACACGGGTAGCGCGAACAACGGTAACAGCAACGGAAACGCTGGtgaggatggagaagatgataCTCAGAacagcaccaacaccaacaaccgTAACAACCGCCGCGCTACTCAGTTCTCTGCATAA
- a CDS encoding hypothetical protein (EggNog:ENOG41~antiSMASH:Cluster_1.5) has translation MKFFGQSATREELRTIGNHSFTWTTDHIPKSHTDPLRYECDELGAAAVKEIQEIHAQQKKDGQQVGRQDLFETLSHHHGQSQVLSQLWTEVHTVPYWVDWGQIARGQKFFYRYALANLIGFAFQGFVGENSASTSVVEVLARTGGFSTRVLRRRLLETFQLVLQVTHSLDHVKPGGPGHRSIVRVRLLHSMVRQQILKVAASKCRFFDQETHGIPINTLDSIHAIATFSCNHAWLQLPLMGITPEKQEVEDYIALWRYVAHVIGAPQEYFTSAIQAKAVMESLAYNELLVTPTSVVIGYNFVEALKDLPPINISDGFIQAASRVLNGHEICDQLGMGRPSWYSYACFKGHCWLVWSLASLQRFIPALDDKVIDLCREGLHSAIIHSSQGLGGGSILDFKYVPDGRIQGKEKNDRAEGRLWFFERPLEFMYFVVFVIGCMVVLAWLLCMAQLLALGSSRRAGGITWLG, from the coding sequence ATGAAGTTCTTTGGACAATCAGCAACTCGGGAAGAGCTCCGAACTATTGGAAACCATTCTTTCACATGGACGACTGATCACATTCCCAAATCTCACACAGATCCTCTCCGTTACGAATGTGATGAActtggagctgctgctgtcaaggagatcCAAGAGATCCACGCTCAGCAAAAGAAAGATGGCCAACAAGTCGGCAGACAGGACTTGTTCGAAACACTTTCTCATCACCACGGTCAGAGCCAAGTTCTTTCTCAGCTTTGGACAGAAGTTCATACTGTCCCCTATTGGGTTGATTGGGGCCAGATTGCCCGGGGACAGAAATTCTTCTACCGCTATGCCCTCGCAAACCTCATCGGATTTGCCTTTCAAGGCTTTGTTGGAGAGAACTCTGCGTCTACCAGCGTTGTCGAAGTACTTGCTCGCACTGGTGGCTTCAGCACTCGTGTCTTGCGGCGTCGACTGCTTGAAACATTTCAGCTTGTTCTTCAAGTCACGCACTCGCTTGATCATGTGAAGCCTGGTGGACCAGGGCATAGATCGATTGTGCGAGTCCGTCTTCTGCACTCCATGGTCAGACAGCAGATCCTCAAAGTTGCCGCATCGAAATGCCGATTCTTTGATCAGGAGACACACGGCATTCCTATCAACACCCTTGACTCGATACATGCCATTGCAACATTCAGCTGCAACCATGCTTGGCTTCAGCTCCCTCTTATGGGGATCACCCCCGAGAAACAGGAAGTCGAAGATTACATTGCCCTTTGGAGATACGTGGCCCATGTCATTGGGGCACCCCAGGAGTACTTCACTTCAGCAATACAAGCTAAGGCTGTGATGGAAAGCTTAGCTTACAACGAGCTCCTTGTGACACCCACTTCTGTTGTCATTGGGTACAACTTCGTTGAGGCCCTCAAGGATCTACCACCCATCAACATCTCGGATGGGTTCATTCAGGCTGCTAGCCGCGTCTTGAATGGCCACGAGATCTGCGACCAGCTTGGTATGGGACGGCCCAGCTGGTACTCATACGCCTGCTTCAAGGGCCATTGCTGGTTGGTGTGGAGCTTAGCTAGCCTGCAGCGATTTATCCCTGCCCTGGACGATAAGGTGATTGATCTCTGTCGGGAAGGGCTGCATAGCGCTATCATCCACAGTTCCCAAGGTCTCGGAGGTGGCTCCATCCTTGATTTCAAATACGTTCCGGATGGGCGGATCCAgggaaaggagaagaacgACCGGGCCGAGGGGCGTTTGTGGTTTTTCGAGAGACCCCTTGAGTTCATGTACTTTGTAGTGTTTGTCATTGGATGCATGGTAGTGCTGGCATGGTTGCTTTGCATGGCGCAGCTCCTTGCGCTCGGGTCCTCGCGTCGTGCTGGGGGGATAACCTGGTTGGGCTGA
- a CDS encoding hypothetical protein (SMCOG1052:Terpene synthase/cyclase metal-binding domain protein~antiSMASH:Cluster_1.5) — translation MESRRTVILPDMFKAFVVETPPMNPNYETVKPISERWLAEVEFCDFAIFISIAAPDAPFDKLKTMCDWGNWVFPFDDMFDEGSLKSDPKRSQVVIDSLMADMLDQTYTRPKSAVVQAHDDIFRRVSQQYTDGVVHHVKQFSTNSIPGIQEMLDTRRLSSGVTPLYHLIEYAHDIKLPDEVFQDPIIQRLELLGADFVLLSNDILSYRKEENDDCPFSMVAACRMTGQSPQEAFDTVGNLLEARYQDWQNAIEQLPSWGPEIDANVARYIQGIQNVVQANITWRYDILPKSETD, via the exons ATGGAGTCGAGAAGAACTGTCATTCTTCCCGACATGTTCAAAGCATTCGTGGTCGAGACTCCGCCTATGAATCCCAACTATGAAACAGTCAAGCCTATATCCGAGAGGTGGCTTGCAGA GGTTGAGTTCTGCGACTTTGCCATCTTTATCTCCATCGCTGCTCCTGATGCTCCattcgacaagctcaagacgaTGTGCGATTGGGGGAACTGG GTCTTCCCTTTCGATGATA TGTTTGATGAAGGATCATTGAAATCTGATCCAAAACGGTCGCAAGTCGTCATCGATAGTCTCATGGCTGATATGCTAGACCAGACTTACACCAGACCAAAGAGCGCTGTAGTCCAGGCCCATGACGACATATTCCGAAGAGTGTCACAG CAATACACGGACGGGGTAGTCCACCATGTGAAGCAATTCTCTACAAATAGCATTCCTGGTATCCAAGAGATGCTCGATACCAGGCGGCTTTCGTCAGGAGTGACGCCTCTGTATCATCTGATAGAATATGCTCATGATATCAAGTTACCAGATGAAGTATTCCAGGATCCCATTATCCAGAGACTAGAGCTTCTGGGTGCGGACTTTGTCTTGCT GTCCAATGACATTTTATCTTACCGAAAGGAAGAG AATGACGACTGCCCGTTTAGCATGGTCGCAGCTTGTCGAATGACTGGCCAATCTCCACAAGAGGCATTCGATACAGTCGGAAACCTTCTTGAGGCAAGATACCAAGATTGGCAGAATGCAATTGAGCAACTGCCAAGTTGGGGACCTGAGATCGACGCGAATGTCGCTCGTTATATTCAAGGCATTCAAAATGTAGTGCAAGCCAACATCACGTGGAGGTATGACATTCTTCCCAAAAGTGAAACCGATTAA
- a CDS encoding hypothetical protein (EggNog:ENOG41~antiSMASH:Cluster_1.5) produces the protein MNDIDSEPEQPDLTNAAPTPTLHTKLQYQLISSLAKRWQTPQNINTPSKVREYKKMVEQHVSSFPAVFALNSPDTSKDTEWPWVVTHRYYVQAMAYFMILQPYKAHLLHPSINLSVPEIQQLRAEAVECALKTLQIARQWASRVSQGDGQFHLVVLCLFDTAAFLSMSLQKDQVKDFPRRHKAVVAVNEAAATLKELQAISRGAQSSHGLLCKILRKMDWDATEK, from the coding sequence ATGAACGACATCGATTCAGAGCCTGAACAACCCGACCTAACAAATGCagcgccaacaccaacactgcATACCAAGCTCCAGTACCAACTTATATCATCTCTCGCAAAGCGCTGGCAGACGCCACAAAACATCAACACGCCATCCAAAGTCCGGGAATACAAGAAGATGGTTGAACAGCACGTATCTTCCTTCCCGGCAGTGTTTGCTCTAAACAGCCCAGACACTTCAAAAGATACTGAATGGCCCTGGGTCGTGACGCATCGCTACTACGTCCAGGCCATGGCGTACTTTATGATTCTCCAACCATACAAAGCCCACTTACTCCATCCCTCGATAAATTTGTCTGTACCTGAGATACAACAACTACGAGCAGAAGCAGTAGAGTGTGCTCTGAAGACATTGCAAATCGCAAGACAATGGGCGTCTCGAGTCTCACAAGGTGATGGGCAGTTTCACCTTGTGGTTCTATGTCTGTTTGATACAGCTGCTTTCTTGTCTATGTCTCTGCAAAAGGACCAAGTGAAGGACTTTCCTCGACGACATAAAGCTGTTGTTGCGGTTAATGAGGCTGCTGCGACATTGAAGGAACTTCAGGCAATATCACGGGGAGCTCAATCGTCGCATGGACTTTTATGCAAGATTTTACGCAAAATGGATTGGGATGCTACGGAGAAATGA
- a CDS encoding hypothetical protein (antiSMASH:Cluster_1.5), translated as MADFAARRQQNIKQNEILLGELRNPIPNVDPQSKSASKSVKRKAISLRAPTRQSRRIAEASTKPSYDEDQDDASVSQSSTRTTKKRRMENNDKVAQPTTSDSLNTQKPKDVKSITEGWISWKPEADEPTRDTSGAFHFESHPDFRPNKSPEEIIREGSFGGSYWRPLFSKHLGITIQDDWRELPSSWTVGLSVDEYLVSDTYNPEINKYGVACGQSIEEWEAAGWIAHEYDVRGWFQWYCRFWMGRRCSDDERQISRWKKCVGETGRWRRILLKKYVTLGIRTVFADDGRDEDEVDVSPVVHQTCHHWAYEVRQDALERFWADGK; from the coding sequence ATGGCTGACTTTGCGGCAAGGCGACAACAAAACATTAAGCAGAATGAGATACTTCTCGGCGAACTTAGGAATCCCATACCCAATGTCGACCCTCAATCTAAGTCTGCAAGTAAAAGCGTTAAACGCAAGGCTATTTCACTACGCGCGCCTACCAGACAGTCTAGGCGCATAGCGGAAGCCAGCACGAAGCCGAGttatgatgaagatcaagatgatgcATCTGTATCACAGTCATCCACTAGAACCACCAAAAAGCGTCGGATGGAGAACAACGACAAGGTTGCGCAGCCAACGACTTCAGATTCTTTAAACACTCAAAAACCCAAAGACGTCAAATCTATCACAGAAGGGTGGATAAGTTGGAAGCCAGAAGCTGATGAGCCGACGCGTGATACATCTGGAGCATTTCACTTCGAGTCTCATCCTGATTTCCGGCCCAACAAATCTCCAGAGGAGATCATCCGAGAAGGCAGCTTTGGCGGCTCTTACTGGCGACCTTTATTCTCAAAGCATCTGGGAATCACTATTCAAGATGACTGGAGAGAactgccatcatcatggacCGTGGGATTGAGCGTGGATGAGTATCTCGTCAGCGACACGTACAACCCCGAGATAAACAAATACGGTGTCGCATGCGGGCAGAGCATTGAGGAATGGGAAGCCGCTGGCTGGATCGCACATGAGTACGATGTTCGGGGCTGGTTTCAGTGGTATTGTCGCTTTTGGATGGGTCGTCGATGTTCAGATGACGAGCGCCAGATCAGTCGTTGGAAGAAGTGCGTTGGCGAGACGGGTCGTTGGCGCCGGATATTGCTCAAGAAATACGTGACTTTGGGGATACGGACGGTATTCGCGGATGACGGTAGggacgaagatgaggttgatgtgagCCCTGTTGTGCATCAGACGTGTCATCACTGGGCATATGAAGTTCGACAAGACGCTTTGGAGAGATTTTGGGCTGATGGGAAATGA
- a CDS encoding hypothetical protein (SMCOG1100:3-hydroxyisobutyrate dehydrogenase~antiSMASH:Cluster_1.5), producing MVPTGKNVQEVYAGHEKSVLSALKAMSQDQRADTLCIDQSTIEQSVSKAVALELRKAGADLVDAPVSGGVIGAEKGTLAIMVGGSMTSYDRSVPVLQAMARKINHPVPGVKAGDSSPPAHRNYEGGFVTKLAHKDLALAVSAAEDANVPLAVGRCVEETYRPLAKSREFGDRDFSVIYEALDSLGFTRQSSNL from the exons ATGGTTCCTACTGGAAAGAATGTCCAGGAAGTGTATGCTGGCCATGAAAAGAGTGTCCTGAGCGCTCTCAAAGCTATGAGTCAAGATCAGCGCGCAGATACTCTCTGCATCGATCAGTCTACGATCGAGCAAAGTGTTAGCAAAGCAGTCGCCTTGGAGCTACGAAAGGCCGGCGCAGATCTGGTGGACGCCCCAGTTTCTGGAG GTGTAATTGGTGCAGAGAAGGGCACTTTAGCCATCATGGTTGGCGGGTCAATGACCTCTTACGATCGCTCAGTCCCCGTACTTCAAGCCATGGCTCGCAAG ATCAATCACCCAGTTCCTGGGGTCAAGGCTGGAGACTCTAGCCCTCCGGCTCATCGGAACTACGAGGGCGGCTTTGTTACAAAGCTGGCTCACAAGGATCTTGCTCTCGCTGTATCGGCCGCTGAAGATGCCAATGTCCCTCTCGCGGTGGGAAGATGCGTTGAGGAGACGTATAGACCGTTGGCCAAGTCCAGGGAGTTTGGAGACCGTGACTTCAGTGTCATATACGAGGCTCTGGATTCCCTCGGTTTTACTAGGCAAAGCTCGAACCTGTAA
- a CDS encoding hypothetical protein (antiSMASH:Cluster_1.5): protein MSVEYANRSWKLIVSDCFTVGKVAEVSTVQTVALLGLFDFTAGRLRHGSAWVKVGLAVRIAQDCGLMLENAAHLSYAEQEERRRVFWSVYLLDRLVSCGRGRPPAIVDASCHLQLPCDESTWRDGLGVKTQSLDEMTNRTLSISQRQCPFAQVIAIAQILGRCAQYVLQDFNIRGPHPPWDPGSDFAGIESDLLHFEAYLEMQRPNDEIIAPYILAEGLVDSQSSGPIIFSRALFHLCYCLLNHPFLLHRRINTCRNLAPISFIRRSSDLAWLHAQQMMALIRDSRRLGFSFHSSSSGYAVTVAGSIIALRAYDEDSPTCQEAHLLLDEALGYLDLIGQHWSNASMLGRIVYDGISGRLSSSLTQGLSLTPEQEEAMWSLVDYNTMSNQLSQDAQTSEQESDSLMPNSWIDLFGPIDYALLSSFNAATQE, encoded by the exons ATGTCTGTCGAGTATGCCAACAGATCTTGGAAACTCATTGTGTCGGACTGTTTCACCGTGGGCAAGGTGGCAGAGGTGTCCACAGTCCAGACAGTTGCTTTGCTGGGCCTGTTCGACTTTACTG CTGGTCGATTACGCCATGGCTCAGCGTGGGTCAAAGTTGGCCTGGCTGTCAGGATCGCGCAGGATTGCGGGCTTATGCTAGAGAACGCAGCGCATCTCTCGTATGCCGAGCAGGAAGAGCGACGACGCGTGTTTTGGTCTGTCTATCTGCTGGATCGCTTAGTCTCGTGCGGTCGTGGTCGGCCACCGGCCATCGTTGATGCGTCGTGCCACCTACAACTGCCGTGTGATGAGTCAACATGGAGGGACGGCCTCGGGGTCAAAACACAGTCGTTGGACGAGATGACGAACCGGACTCTCTCAATATCCCAACGCCAATGCCCTTTTGCACAGGTCATTGCTATTGCGCAGATCCTCGGTCGATGTGCACAATACGTACTTCAAGACTTTAACATTAGAGGCCCGCATCCACCTTGGGATCCTGGCTCGGACTTCGCCGGCATTGAGTCCGATCTTCTACATTTCGAAGCATACCTAGAGATGCAGAGACCAAATGATGAGATAATCGCACCCTATATCTTAGCTGAAGGCTTGGTGGACAGCCAGTCCTCTGGTCCGATCATCTTCTCTCGGGCACTATTTCACCTCTGCTATTGTCTGCTCAACCATCCCTTCTTACTACATCGCCGCATCAACACATGCCGGAACCTGGCCCCGATCAGTTTTATCAGGCGATCATCtgacttggcttggcttcatGCACAGCAGATGATGGCTCTTATCCGCGACTCGCGCAGGCTGGGCTTCTCGTTTCACTCATCGTCTAGCGGCTATGCTGTGACAGTCGCAGGCTCCATTATCGCTTTACGGGCATATGACGAGGATTCGCCAACTTGCCAAGAGGCTCACCTACTACTTGACGAGGCCCTGGGCTATCTGGACCTCATTGGCCAACATTGGAGTAAT GCTTCGATGCTTGGTCGGATAGTCTACGATGGGATTTCAGGACGTCTCTCGAGTAGTCTCACCCAAGGTTTGAGCTTGACGCCTGAACAGGAAGAAGCTATGTGGTCTTTGGTTGACTACAACACAATGTCAAATCAACTCAGCCAAGATGCTCAAACGAGTGAGCAGGAATCGGATAGTCTAATGCCAAATTCTTGGATCGACTTGTTTGGTCCCATCGATTATGCTTTGCTATCTAGTTTTAATGCGGCAACTCAAGAATGA